Proteins from a genomic interval of bacterium:
- a CDS encoding histidine phosphatase family protein, whose translation MVSVVHLVRHGEVDNPDQVVYADLAGFGLSEGGRRQATWASTRLTAHPIAAVYASPLDRARETAQVIALPHGLEPLVLPEVTEWALMSRWAGLPWADLDIHFPGELGAYLEDPIALDFAPESVTELALRVGRAVDALADRHSGQEVVVVSHQDPIQAARLQLTGQHLGRLHQDKPRHCELITLSRSAGWRQESRTVATTPRSGAG comes from the coding sequence ATGGTATCGGTTGTGCATCTGGTCAGGCACGGCGAGGTCGACAACCCTGACCAGGTCGTGTACGCCGACCTAGCCGGCTTCGGGTTGAGCGAAGGGGGGCGGCGCCAGGCGACCTGGGCAAGTACCCGTCTGACCGCGCATCCGATCGCCGCCGTCTACGCCTCTCCGCTCGATCGGGCCCGCGAGACGGCGCAGGTCATCGCCCTCCCGCACGGGCTCGAGCCGCTCGTGCTGCCGGAGGTGACCGAGTGGGCCTTGATGAGCAGGTGGGCCGGCCTGCCCTGGGCGGATCTGGACATCCATTTTCCCGGGGAATTGGGCGCCTACCTGGAGGATCCCATTGCCCTGGACTTCGCTCCCGAGTCGGTGACGGAGCTCGCCCTCCGGGTCGGGAGAGCGGTCGATGCCCTGGCCGATCGCCACTCCGGGCAGGAGGTCGTGGTGGTGTCCCACCAGGATCCGATCCAGGCTGCCCGGCTGCAACTGACCGGGCAGCACCTGGGCCGGCTCCATCAGGACAAGCCTCGCCATTGCGAGCTGATCACCCTGTCTCGATCGGCGGGGTGGCGTCAGGAGTCTCGAACAGTTGCTACAACTCCCCGGTCCGGAGCCGGCTGA
- a CDS encoding penicillin-binding protein 2 yields the protein MATRKPRRLVKQSTDVRLLSIALIFVGCWVFIGYQLYQVQVVDAAAYREAADRQLIRVEETAAVRGTIFDRQNRELAITSQSRSIYADPRQIEDPSGTASVLSKLLEVDIHTLRDKLYSDTTFQFIARQVDTDTAAKVEALELPGIHLLPEPKRVYPYGPLAAHVVGFVNIDSEGIEGVEAEYDDLLTGVPGRVLAERAARGQLIPQGRTEIEPAVAGADLVLAIDREIQFMAYRECVETLVVAQAKRCIAVAMDPGTFEVLAMAVAPAFDPTTRTQDDIDSGRLVNMAIRSVYEPGSTQKAVTVAAALNEGVVAWDTQYLVQDEFEVVENTCDGDGVQEFGCYRDFSPHEPMVMTVRDCVRLSSNVCMVKIGRDLGVDKLRSYLDAFGYGQLTGIDYPGEAGGAVNLPHGCPTCPASASIGYSLSVTALQMASVYSTIANGGVRMGPRLMIGWADGDGLQQTEPSAGTRVITEDTARTVRLLLKSVVDSGTGTNAAVPGYTVAGKTGTTRRFDSDLGGYTTDYISSFVGMAPVDDPRLVLVVVVDSPQVGSTVAERTGGAVAAPAFSRIMEASLHQMGVRPDA from the coding sequence ATGGCGACCAGGAAGCCGCGGCGGCTCGTCAAGCAGTCGACCGACGTGCGCTTGTTGTCGATAGCGCTGATCTTCGTCGGGTGCTGGGTATTCATCGGCTACCAGCTCTACCAGGTTCAAGTCGTGGACGCGGCCGCGTACCGGGAGGCTGCCGACCGGCAGCTCATCCGGGTGGAGGAGACCGCGGCGGTTAGGGGAACCATCTTCGACCGTCAGAACCGGGAACTGGCGATCACTTCCCAGTCCCGCTCCATATATGCGGATCCGCGCCAGATCGAGGATCCGTCGGGAACGGCCTCGGTGCTGAGCAAGCTGCTCGAGGTCGACATCCACACCCTCCGGGACAAGCTGTATTCGGACACCACCTTCCAGTTCATCGCCCGCCAGGTCGACACCGACACCGCGGCCAAGGTGGAGGCTCTCGAGCTTCCCGGCATCCACCTCCTGCCGGAGCCCAAGCGGGTATACCCCTACGGGCCGCTCGCGGCCCATGTGGTGGGCTTCGTCAACATAGATTCGGAGGGTATCGAGGGGGTCGAAGCCGAGTACGACGACCTTCTGACGGGCGTTCCCGGACGGGTGCTGGCCGAGCGTGCGGCGAGAGGGCAGCTGATCCCCCAAGGCCGCACCGAGATAGAGCCCGCCGTGGCGGGCGCCGATCTGGTCCTGGCGATCGACCGGGAGATCCAGTTCATGGCCTACCGGGAGTGCGTGGAGACGTTGGTGGTGGCCCAGGCGAAGCGGTGCATCGCGGTGGCCATGGATCCCGGCACCTTCGAGGTGCTGGCCATGGCGGTGGCGCCGGCGTTCGACCCGACCACCAGAACGCAGGACGACATCGATTCGGGCCGCCTTGTGAACATGGCCATCCGCTCCGTCTACGAGCCCGGCTCCACCCAGAAGGCGGTTACGGTGGCGGCCGCCCTCAACGAGGGAGTGGTCGCCTGGGACACCCAATACCTGGTGCAGGACGAGTTCGAAGTCGTGGAGAACACTTGTGACGGCGATGGCGTGCAGGAGTTCGGCTGCTACCGGGACTTCAGCCCGCATGAACCCATGGTGATGACGGTCAGGGACTGCGTCCGCCTATCCTCGAATGTATGCATGGTGAAGATCGGCCGTGACCTCGGCGTAGACAAGCTGCGGTCGTATCTGGACGCGTTCGGGTACGGTCAGCTCACCGGCATCGACTACCCGGGCGAAGCCGGCGGAGCGGTCAACCTCCCGCACGGCTGCCCGACCTGCCCGGCCTCCGCCTCGATCGGCTATTCCCTCTCGGTCACCGCCCTGCAGATGGCCTCGGTGTACAGCACCATCGCCAACGGGGGCGTCCGTATGGGACCCCGCCTGATGATCGGTTGGGCGGATGGAGACGGCCTCCAGCAGACCGAGCCCTCAGCCGGGACCAGAGTGATAACCGAGGACACCGCCCGCACGGTGCGCCTCCTGCTCAAGTCCGTGGTGGACAGCGGCACCGGTACCAACGCGGCCGTGCCCGGATACACGGTGGCCGGCAAGACCGGTACCACCCGGAGGTTCGACTCCGACCTCGGGGGGTACACCACGGACTACATCTCCAGCTTCGTGGGGATGGCGCCGGTCGACGACCCCCGTTTGGTGCTGGTGGTGGTCGTGGACTCACCCCAAGTGGGTTCGACCGTTGCCGAACGGACCGGCGGCGCGGTGGCTGCTCCCGCCTTCTCCCGGATCATGGAGGCGTCCCTCCACCAGATGGGAGTACGACCGGATGCCTGA
- the rsmH gene encoding 16S rRNA (cytosine(1402)-N(4))-methyltransferase RsmH: protein MSGRPFHVPVLLEEVVSLFSPLQDGVIVDATLGGGGHTAALLARLDDSVSILGIDRDPTAVDRMFEHGRLRLVVGNFGHLGRILASQGLDEIAGVLLDLGVSSRQLDEGRRGFSYRREGPLDMRMGPDATRTAHEIVNEASPDELVRIIRTLGEERFARRIAGAIVEHRPIGTTAQLAEVVRRAIPAATRRSGGHPARRTFQAVRMAVNDELSALSAGLDSGIEALRPGGRCVAISYHSLEDRIVKRRFRRGEGRVPGPVLPVEPPVELTALARRVIKPGEEEVLRNPRARSARLRAVEKVA, encoded by the coding sequence GTGAGCGGGAGGCCGTTCCATGTACCCGTGCTGCTGGAAGAGGTTGTGAGCTTGTTCTCGCCCTTACAGGACGGGGTGATAGTTGACGCGACCCTCGGCGGAGGCGGTCACACTGCGGCTCTTCTCGCCAGGCTCGACGACTCGGTCAGCATTCTCGGCATCGATCGTGATCCCACCGCCGTCGACCGCATGTTCGAGCACGGCCGGCTCCGGCTCGTGGTAGGCAACTTCGGACACCTGGGCCGGATCCTGGCGAGCCAGGGTCTGGACGAGATAGCCGGAGTCCTGCTCGATCTCGGCGTCTCGAGCCGTCAACTTGACGAGGGAAGGCGCGGCTTCTCGTACCGTCGTGAAGGTCCGCTCGACATGCGGATGGGTCCGGATGCCACCCGAACGGCCCATGAGATCGTCAACGAGGCGTCTCCGGACGAGCTCGTACGGATCATCCGTACGCTGGGAGAGGAACGGTTCGCCAGGCGGATCGCCGGAGCGATCGTCGAGCACCGGCCCATCGGGACTACTGCTCAACTGGCAGAAGTGGTCCGCCGGGCCATTCCCGCAGCCACCCGGCGCTCGGGCGGCCATCCGGCGCGCCGGACCTTCCAGGCGGTGCGGATGGCCGTGAACGACGAGCTGAGCGCCCTGTCGGCAGGGCTTGACTCCGGTATCGAGGCACTCCGTCCGGGGGGTCGATGCGTGGCGATCTCCTACCACTCGCTCGAGGATCGGATCGTCAAGCGCCGGTTCCGGCGGGGGGAGGGCAGGGTCCCCGGCCCGGTGCTGCCTGTCGAACCTCCGGTCGAGTTGACGGCTCTCGCTCGCCGAGTCATCAAGCCCGGTGAGGAAGAGGTGCTCCGTAACCCGAGGGCGCGAAGCGCCCGCCTCCGCGCCGTGGAGAAGGTGGCGTGA
- a CDS encoding DUF3040 domain-containing protein codes for MPLNEREQQILDEIERQFQAEDPDFTKRTSSLNRIPQWYLRVAVAGVVVGSLVLLVTFSFNTVVAVGGFCVLLLSTATLIRILRLTTRVPGQPMRDFLPNGRNSRWPFGR; via the coding sequence ATGCCATTGAATGAGCGGGAGCAGCAGATCCTCGACGAGATCGAGCGCCAGTTTCAAGCCGAAGACCCGGACTTCACCAAACGTACTTCCTCCTTGAACCGCATTCCCCAGTGGTATCTACGCGTAGCGGTTGCCGGAGTTGTGGTCGGCTCACTGGTCCTACTCGTCACGTTCTCCTTCAACACCGTCGTGGCGGTGGGGGGATTCTGCGTGCTGCTGCTGTCGACGGCGACCCTGATCCGGATCCTCCGGCTCACGACCCGGGTGCCGGGTCAGCCGATGCGGGATTTTCTGCCGAATGGCCGAAACTCCCGTTGGCCATTTGGGCGCTGA
- a CDS encoding UDP-N-acetylmuramoyl-L-alanyl-D-glutamate--2,6-diaminopimelate ligase, giving the protein MPDDRFTLARLAGRIGGELRGDGSVPIGDVTHDSREAGPGFLFVAVPGRIVDGHRFLEDAARRGAAAALVQDRFVPVAIPQIRVPDTRRVLGVAASMVHGEPSRSLEIVGVTGTNGKTTVTVMLEAIARAAGRSFGRIGTLGVTLEGVDETLSHTTPEGADLQRLFRRMVDSGVSTVAMEVSSHALALSRVEGTTFRVAAFTNLSQDHLDFHGNMEDYYLAKASLFDGRASVHVIDVSTAAGRRLAGSGNRPVVTVGHGPGHEVSINSPDPDLSRARFRCRIEGRDVTLKVRPGGLHNIHNAAVAAACAQQVGIGFGPIRAGLASMTGVRGRLDPVDMGQPFQVLVDYAHSPEAVESVVRTARAHSSGSVIVVVGGAGDRDATKRPFLGAAAARADLAVITSDNPRSEDPASLVAQVVAGTRGGRARVLAEVDRHAAIRLAIDHASPGDVVLILGKGHETYQDFGSRVVPFDDREVAASWLAARSG; this is encoded by the coding sequence ATGCCTGATGACCGGTTCACGCTCGCCCGCCTGGCCGGCCGCATCGGCGGTGAGCTCAGGGGCGACGGCTCGGTCCCGATCGGTGATGTGACCCACGACAGCCGCGAGGCCGGCCCCGGGTTCCTGTTCGTGGCGGTGCCCGGCCGGATCGTGGACGGCCACCGATTCCTGGAGGATGCCGCCCGGCGGGGAGCGGCCGCCGCCCTGGTGCAGGATCGGTTCGTTCCGGTCGCGATTCCCCAGATCCGCGTTCCCGATACCCGTCGGGTGCTCGGCGTGGCCGCCTCCATGGTTCACGGCGAGCCCTCCCGCAGCCTGGAGATAGTCGGCGTGACCGGCACCAACGGCAAGACCACGGTTACGGTGATGCTGGAGGCGATCGCCCGGGCCGCCGGTCGATCGTTCGGGAGGATAGGAACTCTGGGCGTCACGCTGGAGGGGGTCGATGAGACCCTCTCGCACACGACTCCGGAGGGGGCCGACTTGCAACGTCTCTTTCGAAGAATGGTGGACAGCGGGGTCTCGACCGTGGCGATGGAGGTGTCCTCGCATGCCCTGGCCCTCAGCCGTGTCGAAGGCACCACCTTCAGGGTGGCCGCGTTCACCAACCTGTCCCAGGACCACCTCGACTTCCACGGCAACATGGAGGATTACTACCTGGCCAAGGCCAGCCTCTTCGACGGTCGCGCCTCGGTTCACGTCATCGATGTGAGCACCGCCGCCGGGCGGCGCCTGGCCGGATCGGGTAACCGGCCCGTCGTCACGGTCGGCCATGGCCCCGGCCATGAGGTGTCGATCAACTCTCCTGACCCGGATCTCTCTCGCGCCCGCTTCCGCTGCCGGATCGAGGGTCGGGACGTGACCCTGAAAGTGCGTCCCGGAGGTCTTCACAACATCCACAATGCGGCCGTGGCGGCGGCGTGCGCCCAGCAGGTGGGTATCGGATTCGGCCCCATCAGAGCGGGTCTGGCCTCCATGACCGGCGTGAGGGGCCGGCTCGATCCGGTGGACATGGGTCAGCCCTTCCAGGTGCTGGTCGACTACGCCCACAGCCCCGAGGCGGTGGAGTCCGTGGTCCGGACCGCCCGCGCCCATAGCAGCGGTTCGGTGATCGTGGTGGTGGGCGGCGCGGGGGATCGGGACGCCACGAAACGACCCTTCCTGGGAGCGGCCGCGGCCCGGGCCGACCTGGCGGTGATCACATCCGACAATCCTCGTAGCGAGGATCCTGCCTCGCTGGTAGCGCAGGTGGTGGCCGGTACGAGGGGTGGTCGAGCCCGCGTGCTGGCGGAGGTGGACCGCCACGCGGCCATCCGGCTGGCGATCGACCACGCCTCGCCAGGCGACGTGGTGCTGATCCTCGGCAAGGGCCACGAGACGTACCAGGACTTCGGATCGCGGGTGGTTCCGTTCGACGACCGGGAAGTGGCCGCCTCCTGGCTAGCGGCCCGGTCGGGATAG
- a CDS encoding HNH endonuclease, protein MAERALVLNATYEPLSIVSARRAIVLVLRSKADTVAATNLVWRSADHKFEVPSVVRLRDYVKVPYHRRVPLTRTAVFARDHHRCQYCRSPAESLDHVVPKARGGKHTWENVVACCRRCNVRKGSRLPDQAGLKLTRTPVTPSYQGWLYAALSKSRDPQWVPYLLAEPA, encoded by the coding sequence TTGGCCGAGCGAGCACTGGTTCTGAACGCAACTTACGAGCCGCTTTCGATCGTGAGCGCCCGGCGCGCCATAGTGCTGGTGCTGCGCTCCAAGGCCGACACCGTGGCCGCCACCAACCTGGTGTGGAGGAGCGCGGACCACAAGTTCGAGGTCCCCTCCGTGGTCCGGTTGCGAGACTACGTGAAGGTCCCCTACCACCGCCGCGTCCCGCTTACCCGGACTGCGGTCTTCGCCCGTGACCACCACCGCTGCCAGTACTGCCGCTCGCCCGCCGAGAGCCTCGATCATGTGGTGCCCAAGGCCCGGGGCGGCAAGCATACGTGGGAGAACGTGGTGGCCTGCTGCCGGCGCTGCAACGTCCGGAAGGGAAGCCGGCTTCCCGACCAGGCCGGTCTCAAGCTGACCCGAACCCCGGTCACCCCCAGCTACCAGGGTTGGCTGTACGCCGCCCTGAGCAAGTCCCGTGACCCGCAGTGGGTCCCCTACCTCCTGGCCGAACCGGCCTGA
- a CDS encoding NUDIX hydrolase, translating to MVARYEGGWPGEAVFCPACGAKLDRAQMYGRERGVCPDCGRIEFRAPQLAAAVLLRDHAGRVLLVERGPGATRSGRWSIPAGYVDYGEDVRDAAARELLEETGLVATIGPPVFVATNFHDPAKVSVCIWFAGTATDGEMVAGSDASDIGWFALDDLPELAFETDTALISRLRTGEL from the coding sequence GTGGTAGCGAGATACGAGGGCGGATGGCCCGGCGAGGCCGTCTTCTGCCCTGCTTGCGGGGCCAAGCTCGACCGGGCCCAGATGTACGGCCGGGAGCGGGGGGTGTGCCCGGACTGTGGCCGCATCGAATTCCGGGCCCCGCAGCTGGCGGCCGCGGTGCTGCTGCGGGACCATGCCGGCCGGGTGCTTCTGGTCGAGCGGGGACCGGGCGCCACCCGGTCCGGGCGATGGTCGATCCCGGCGGGCTACGTGGACTATGGCGAGGACGTGCGCGATGCCGCCGCGCGGGAGCTCCTCGAGGAGACCGGTCTGGTCGCGACCATAGGCCCCCCGGTGTTCGTGGCCACCAACTTCCACGATCCGGCCAAGGTGAGCGTGTGCATATGGTTCGCCGGCACCGCCACGGACGGAGAGATGGTCGCCGGGTCGGACGCCTCCGACATCGGCTGGTTCGCGCTGGATGACCTGCCCGAGTTGGCGTTCGAGACCGACACCGCCCTGATCAGCCGGCTCCGGACCGGGGAGTTGTAG
- the mraY gene encoding phospho-N-acetylmuramoyl-pentapeptide-transferase yields the protein MIAMLTAATVAFGVAIFGTAYAIRLFRALNIGQFIQQELEGHMHKSGTPTMGGIVIIAAILCGYAVSQFRVRFDDGGIDLVETGFETSGLLVIGAIVGMGVVGFIDDYQKLSRFRNKGLGITAKLIGQLAVAGLFTWGAVASGASTALAFTRPTALDLGGAAFAVWVLLLLTGFSNAVNFTDGLDGLASGSVALVAASYMIIAFWIFRHPEIYNVEGSLGLATVASAIMGASLGFLWWNACPARIIMGDVGSQALGGGITAIALLTNTHLLLVILGGLWVIEALSVIIQVAGFRWFGGRRVFRMAPIHHHFEMKEWPETTIITRFWIIAAIGVALGLGIFYGDFLAVGQLGGS from the coding sequence ATGATCGCCATGCTCACCGCCGCCACGGTGGCCTTCGGGGTGGCCATCTTCGGTACCGCCTACGCCATCCGCCTGTTCCGGGCGCTGAACATCGGCCAGTTCATCCAGCAGGAGCTGGAAGGCCACATGCACAAGTCGGGCACGCCCACCATGGGCGGCATCGTCATCATCGCCGCCATCCTGTGCGGCTATGCGGTGTCGCAGTTCCGGGTGCGATTCGACGACGGCGGCATCGATCTGGTCGAGACCGGTTTCGAGACCTCCGGGCTGCTCGTGATCGGCGCCATCGTCGGCATGGGTGTGGTCGGCTTCATCGACGACTACCAGAAGCTCTCCCGGTTCCGTAACAAAGGTCTCGGTATCACGGCCAAGCTGATCGGTCAGCTGGCGGTGGCCGGGCTCTTCACATGGGGCGCGGTGGCAAGCGGCGCCTCCACCGCCCTTGCCTTCACGCGGCCCACGGCCCTCGACCTGGGAGGGGCGGCGTTCGCCGTCTGGGTGCTCCTGCTGCTCACCGGCTTCTCGAACGCGGTCAACTTCACCGACGGCCTGGACGGGCTGGCATCGGGATCGGTGGCGCTGGTGGCGGCCTCGTACATGATCATCGCCTTCTGGATCTTCCGGCATCCCGAGATCTACAACGTGGAGGGAAGCCTGGGCCTGGCGACCGTGGCGTCCGCGATCATGGGCGCCTCCCTCGGCTTTCTCTGGTGGAACGCCTGTCCCGCCCGGATAATCATGGGGGATGTCGGCTCCCAGGCCCTGGGGGGCGGGATCACCGCGATCGCGTTGCTGACCAACACGCACCTGCTCCTCGTGATCCTGGGCGGCCTGTGGGTGATCGAAGCCCTGTCGGTGATCATCCAGGTGGCGGGGTTCCGGTGGTTCGGGGGGCGGCGGGTATTCCGGATGGCGCCCATCCACCATCACTTCGAGATGAAGGAATGGCCGGAGACCACCATCATCACCCGCTTCTGGATCATTGCGGCGATCGGCGTGGCGCTCGGCCTGGGGATCTTCTACGGGGACTTCCTCGCCGTGGGCCAGCTAGGAGGTTCCTGA
- a CDS encoding cell division/cell wall cluster transcriptional repressor MraZ — translation MKERRQEFLGELSRKVDGKGRVVLPAEYRDLLDGDFYVTRGRDRCLYVFPWEVWEKKKKAIGQLDEASAAGRAEVRAFFSGATRPDLDSAGRVQLSFRLREYAGLSQDVIFVGAGEYAEIWAAEAWARYQPSAMAAYSGGQEDSPQAND, via the coding sequence ATGAAGGAACGGCGCCAGGAGTTCCTAGGCGAGTTGTCGCGGAAGGTGGACGGCAAGGGTCGCGTCGTGCTCCCGGCCGAATACCGCGACCTGCTCGACGGTGACTTCTACGTGACCAGGGGTCGGGACCGCTGCCTGTACGTGTTCCCGTGGGAGGTGTGGGAGAAGAAAAAGAAAGCAATCGGGCAGCTCGACGAGGCCAGTGCCGCCGGCAGGGCCGAGGTGCGGGCCTTCTTCTCCGGCGCCACCCGTCCCGATCTCGACTCGGCCGGCCGGGTACAGCTCTCGTTCAGGTTGCGCGAGTACGCCGGGCTCTCGCAGGATGTGATCTTCGTCGGCGCCGGCGAGTACGCCGAGATATGGGCCGCGGAAGCGTGGGCCCGCTACCAACCATCGGCCATGGCGGCCTATTCCGGAGGACAGGAGGATTCACCACAGGCCAACGATTGA
- the fabF gene encoding beta-ketoacyl-ACP synthase II, with product MRGEARRVVVTGMGAITPLGHTVEDTWKAALAGESGIGPITQFDPSGVQTKFAGEVRGWDPELVIPRREARRLDRSAQLFVSAAQQAMDDSGLDFVADSSDSHRAGVVVGSGLGGMLSFDNHIKVMMDRGASRISPLAVTMIIPNEAAGVASIRFNMRGPVTCVVTACAASANAIGDAAELIRRGAADVMLAGGAEATICEFGIGSFNSSKALSTRNEDPTGASRPFDADRDGFVMSEGGVCVILEDRERALARGARIHAEVIGYGMTSDAHHVTLPRPGGEGAARAMEAALDSAALEPEQLGYINAHGTSTKANDVTETQAIKLALGEKAARAVPVSSTKSMTGHLMGGAGAVESIFCIQAINHGIIPPTINYATPDPDCDLDYVPNEPREAEVAYAMTNSFGFGGHNVVLIFGRP from the coding sequence ATGCGCGGGGAGGCCCGGAGGGTGGTGGTGACCGGTATGGGCGCCATCACGCCGCTCGGTCACACGGTCGAAGACACCTGGAAGGCGGCCCTGGCCGGCGAGTCCGGGATCGGTCCGATCACCCAGTTCGATCCTTCCGGAGTGCAGACCAAATTCGCCGGTGAGGTGCGCGGTTGGGATCCGGAACTCGTCATCCCCAGGCGGGAGGCCCGCCGGCTCGACCGCTCGGCGCAGCTCTTCGTGAGCGCCGCGCAGCAGGCCATGGACGATTCCGGTCTCGACTTCGTGGCCGACAGTTCAGACTCCCACCGGGCCGGGGTGGTGGTCGGCTCCGGCCTCGGGGGGATGCTGTCCTTCGACAACCACATCAAGGTGATGATGGACCGGGGGGCTTCCCGGATCAGCCCGCTGGCGGTAACGATGATCATCCCCAACGAGGCGGCCGGGGTGGCTTCCATCCGCTTCAACATGCGCGGGCCGGTGACCTGCGTGGTGACGGCGTGCGCGGCATCTGCCAACGCCATCGGCGACGCCGCCGAGCTAATCCGGCGGGGCGCCGCCGATGTCATGCTGGCGGGCGGCGCCGAGGCCACGATCTGCGAATTCGGCATCGGGTCCTTCAACAGCAGCAAGGCGCTCAGCACCCGTAACGAGGATCCGACCGGCGCCTCCCGCCCGTTCGATGCCGATCGGGACGGCTTCGTCATGTCGGAGGGCGGCGTGTGCGTGATACTCGAGGATCGCGAGCGGGCTCTGGCCAGGGGTGCTCGTATCCATGCCGAGGTGATCGGGTACGGGATGACCTCCGACGCCCATCATGTCACCCTGCCCCGTCCGGGTGGCGAAGGGGCGGCGCGGGCGATGGAGGCCGCCCTCGACTCGGCCGCCCTCGAGCCGGAGCAGCTGGGTTACATCAACGCCCACGGCACCTCGACCAAGGCCAACGACGTCACCGAGACGCAGGCGATCAAGCTGGCTCTGGGCGAGAAGGCGGCCCGGGCCGTGCCGGTCTCGTCCACCAAGTCGATGACCGGACACCTGATGGGCGGCGCCGGCGCCGTGGAGTCGATCTTCTGCATCCAGGCGATCAACCACGGGATCATCCCGCCCACCATCAACTACGCCACGCCCGATCCCGATTGCGACCTCGACTACGTTCCCAACGAGCCGCGCGAGGCGGAGGTGGCGTACGCCATGACCAACTCCTTTGGGTTCGGCGGGCACAACGTGGTGCTCATCTTCGGACGTCCTTAG
- a CDS encoding thioredoxin family protein produces MPPATSTMLALGTPAPGFDLPDTVSGNRLSLGDVAGHKALVVMFICNHCPYVVHIQQGLADFGRDYSGADVAIVGISANDALGYPDDAPDMLGKVARRRGYLFPVLYDETQEVAKSYTAMCTPDFFLFGPERTLVYRGQFDGSRPGSGVPVTGEDLRAALDAVLEDRPVTEEQYPSMGCSIKWKPGNNPSY; encoded by the coding sequence ATGCCCCCAGCAACGTCCACCATGCTCGCGCTGGGAACCCCGGCGCCCGGCTTCGACCTTCCGGACACGGTCAGCGGTAACCGGCTCAGCCTCGGCGATGTCGCCGGTCACAAGGCGCTGGTGGTGATGTTCATCTGTAACCACTGCCCGTACGTGGTCCACATCCAGCAGGGACTCGCCGATTTCGGCCGCGACTACTCCGGGGCCGACGTGGCCATCGTCGGCATCAGCGCCAACGACGCCTTGGGCTATCCGGACGACGCCCCGGACATGCTCGGGAAGGTGGCGCGCCGGCGTGGCTACCTGTTCCCGGTGCTCTATGACGAGACCCAGGAAGTAGCCAAGAGCTACACGGCGATGTGCACCCCGGACTTCTTCCTGTTCGGCCCGGAACGAACCCTCGTCTATCGAGGACAGTTCGACGGGTCAAGACCGGGTTCGGGCGTACCGGTGACCGGGGAGGACCTGCGAGCAGCCCTGGACGCCGTCCTGGAGGACCGGCCTGTAACGGAGGAGCAGTACCCCTCCATGGGATGCTCCATCAAATGGAAGCCGGGCAACAATCCTAGTTACTAG
- a CDS encoding MerR family transcriptional regulator: MQEGFNSEDASRLTGATHSQLRYWDKLRLVQPSIQSTDGRPGKRRKYSFRDLVMLRVVVTLKSNGLSLQRIGRAWNYLRRQGVDPRDVKLVTDGDTVFSVEPDNMVDLLRGQLSFFVELEQLTLQVDRDESLFELNREQFLRHVAKSRESVQDQLGEAVGT; this comes from the coding sequence TTGCAAGAAGGCTTCAATTCCGAGGATGCCTCGAGACTGACCGGAGCCACCCATTCCCAACTTCGATACTGGGACAAGTTGCGCCTGGTGCAGCCCTCCATCCAGAGCACGGACGGACGTCCTGGTAAGCGGAGGAAGTACTCGTTCCGGGACTTGGTGATGCTGCGGGTAGTGGTCACGCTCAAGTCCAACGGCTTGTCGCTCCAGCGGATCGGGCGGGCTTGGAACTACCTGCGGCGGCAGGGGGTCGATCCGAGAGACGTGAAGCTCGTGACCGACGGCGACACCGTATTCTCCGTGGAGCCTGACAACATGGTGGACCTTCTTCGGGGCCAGTTGTCCTTCTTCGTGGAGTTGGAGCAGCTGACGCTCCAGGTCGACCGGGACGAGAGCCTGTTCGAGTTGAATCGGGAGCAGTTCCTGCGACACGTCGCGAAGAGCCGCGAATCCGTCCAGGACCAACTCGGCGAGGCTGTCGGGACCTGA
- a CDS encoding Fur family transcriptional regulator, whose translation MATSQIEQQVMLRLSSAEVRYTKGRRLLLQALQQSDGPRSARDLHKDLEEEVPMSSIYRTLTTMSDLGILVPHHGTGGNIRYELAEWLVGHHHHLTCRSCGNIDDIELTGHTESIIDSLVSAATKEKGFTAAGHSFEIHGVCASCADAGSNTG comes from the coding sequence ATGGCCACCTCACAGATCGAGCAACAGGTGATGTTGCGTCTCAGTTCGGCCGAGGTCCGCTATACCAAAGGACGGCGCCTACTCCTCCAGGCCTTGCAGCAATCCGACGGCCCGCGCTCCGCCCGCGACCTGCACAAGGATCTCGAAGAGGAGGTGCCCATGTCGTCCATATACCGCACGCTCACGACCATGTCCGATCTCGGCATCCTGGTCCCCCACCACGGCACGGGCGGGAACATCCGCTACGAACTGGCGGAGTGGCTGGTGGGACACCACCACCACTTGACATGCAGGTCCTGCGGAAACATCGACGACATCGAGTTGACAGGACACACCGAGTCGATAATCGACTCGCTGGTGTCGGCGGCAACCAAGGAGAAGGGGTTCACCGCCGCCGGACACTCCTTCGAGATCCACGGGGTATGCGCCTCCTGCGCCGACGCCGGTAGCAACACCGGATAG